A region from the Lolium perenne isolate Kyuss_39 chromosome 4, Kyuss_2.0, whole genome shotgun sequence genome encodes:
- the LOC127294805 gene encoding DNA polymerase delta catalytic subunit, translating into MSSGGKRRAAPAAAPSAAAAAKRPHPTPPGAPQPPPPAAAAAEEEDMMDEDVFLDETILEEDEAALLLLDRDEALASRLSRWKRPALPADLVSGCSRSVAFQQLDIDYVIGESHKELLPKSSGPAAIIRIFGVTREGHSVCCQVHGFEPYFYISCPSGMGPDDISRFKQILEVRMKESNRSSNVPKFVKSVELVQKQTIMHYQPQKSQSFLKIVVTLPTMVASCRGILERGITMEGLGSKSFLTYESNILFALRFMIDCNIVGGNWLEVPAGKYRKAARIMSYCQLELDCLYSDLVSHAAEGEYSKMAPFRILSFDIECAGRKGHFPEPTHDPVIQIANLLTLQGEAQPFVRNVMTLKSCSPIVGVDVMSFDTERDILLAWRDLIREADPDIIIGYNICKFDLPYLIERAEVLKIVEFPLLGRIRNSRVRVRDTTFNSRQYGTRESKDVTLEGRVQFDLLQAMQRDYKLSSYSLNSVSAHFLGEQKEDVHHSIISDLQNGNSETRRRLAVYCLKDAYLPQRLLDKLMYIYNYVEMARVTGVPISFLLSRGQSIKVLSQLLRKAQQRNLVIPNMKGQGSGQDTFEGATVLEARAGYYEKPIATLDFASLYPSIMMAHNLCYCTLVPPEDVRKLNLPPESLYKTPSGEIFVKQELQKGILPEILEELLAARKRAKADLKEAKDPFERAVLDGRQLALKISANSVYGFTGATVGQLPCLEISSSVTSYGRQMIEHTKKLVEDKFTTLNGYEHNAEVIYGDTDSVMVQFGVSTVEDAMKLGREAADFISETFIKPIKLEFEKIYFPYLLISKKRYAGLYWTNPEKFDKMDTKGIETVRRDNCLLVKNLVTECLHKLLVDRDIPGAVQYVKNTISDLLMNRVDLSLLVITKGLTKTGEDYAVKAAHVELAERMRKRDAATAPTVGDRVPYVIIKAAKGAKAYEKSEDPIYVLDNNIPIDPHYYLENQISKPLLRIFEPILKNASRELLHGSHTRAVSISTPSNSGIMKFAKKQLTCLGCKAVISGPNQTLCSHCKGREAELYCKTVANVSDLEMLFGKLWTQCQECQGSLHQDVLCTSRDCPIFYRRRKAQKDMAEARVQLDRWDF; encoded by the exons ATGAGCTCAGGTGGCAAGCGACGGGCGGCGCCCGCCGCAGCGccctccgcggcggcggcggcgaagcgGCCTCACCCCACGCCGCCCGGCGCCCCGCAGCCGCCTCCGCCGGCCgctgcggcggcggaggaggaggatatGATGGACGAGGACGTGTTCCTCGACGAGACTATCCTCGAGGAGGACGAGGCGGCGCTGCTGCTGCTCGACCGGGATGAGGCCCTCGCCTCCCGCCTCTCCCGCTGGAAGCGCCCCGCCCTCCCCGCGGACCTCGTCTCCGGCTGCTCCCGCTCCGTTG CTTTTCAGCAGCTGGATATAGATTATGTTATTGGTGAGAGCCACAAAGAATTGCTTCCCAAATCTTCCGGCCCGGCAGCTATAATCAGGATTTTTGGTGTCACCAGAGAAG GTCACAGTGTGTGCTGTCAGGTTCATGGGTTTGAACCATATTTCTACATTAGCTGCCCATCAGGCATGGGTCCTGATGATATTTCACGCTTCAAACAAATACTAGAG GTGAGGATGAAGGAATCAAATAGGAGTAGCAATGTGCCAAAGTTCGTGAAGAGCGTTGAGCTAGTGCAGAAGCAGACAATTATGCATTACCAACCACAAAAATCTCAGTCTTTCCTGAAGATAGTAGTTACCCTGCCTACAATGGTAGCTAGCTGTCGTG GCATCCTTGAAAGGGGTATAACGATGGAAGGCCTTGGTTCAAAGAGTTTCCTGACATATGAAAGCAACATTCTTTTCGCCCTTCGTTTTATGATTGATTGCAACATTGTTGGTGGCAATTGGCTTGAAGTTCCTGCTGGGAAGTACAGGAAAGCAGCTCGCATCATGTCCTATTGTCAACTGGAGTTGGATTGCCT ATACTCAGATTTGGTAAGCCATGCTGCTGAAGGGGAATACTCTAAGATGGCCCCCTTTCGCATATTAAGCTTTGACATTGAATGTGCTGGTCGCAAAGGGCACTTCCCAGAACCAACTCATGATCCTGTTATTCAg ATAGCTAATTTGCTCACGCTTCAAGGAGAAGCCCAGCCTTTTGTACGGAATGTCATGACCCTTAAATCATGCTCTCCCATTGTTGGAGTTGATGTAATGTCATTTGACACAGAGAGAGATATTCTACTTGCTTGGAGG GATTTAATACGTGAGGCGGATCCTGATATTATAATTGGGTACAATATCTGCAAATTTGATCTTCCTTATCTTATTGAG AGAGCTGAAGTTCTTAAGATAGTGGAGTTTCCGCTGCTTGGTCGAATCAGAAATAGTCGTGTCCGTGTCCGTGATACTACCTTCAACTCAAG GCAATATGGTACACGTGAAAGTAAAGATGTAACTTTGGAGGGAAGGGTACAATTCGACCTCCTGCAG GCTATGCAAAGGGACTACAAGCTGAGTTCTTATTCATTGAACTCTGTATCTGCACATTTTCTTGGAGAACAA AAAGAGGACGTTCACCATTCAATTATATCTGATCTTCAAAATGGGAACTCAGAGACACGAAGGCGTCTGGCAGTTTATTGCTTGAAG GATGCTTATCTTCCGCAGCGACTGTTAGATAAATTGATGTACATCTACAACTATGTAGAGATGGCGAGGGTCACAGGAGTCCCTATTTCATTTCTGCTGTCAAGGGGACAAAGCATTAAG GTCCTCTCGCAGTTGCTCAGGAAAGCACAACAGAGAAACCTTGTTATACCAAACATGAAAGGCCAAGGTTCTGGACAAGATACCTTTGAAGGTGCAACT GTTTTGGAGGCAAGGGCTGGATATTATGAGAAACCCATTGCAACTTTGGACTTTGCTTCTCTGTATCCATCCATCATGATGGCCCATAACCTATGCTACTGCACTTTG GTGCCCCCTGAAGATGTCCGTAAACTCAACTTGCCTCCAGAAAGCCTCTACAAAACCCCATCTGGTGAAATATTTGTGAAACAAGAATTGCAAAAG GGTATACTTCCTGAAATCCTTGAAGAACTGTTGGCTGCTCGAAAAAGAGCAAAAGCAGATTTGAAG GAAGCAAAGGACCCATTTGAACGCGCAGTTCTTGACGGTCGTCAGCTTGCCCTAAAG ATAAGTGCAAACTCAGTTTATGGTTTTACTGGAGCTACTGTTGGTCAATTACCCTGTTTAGAGATTTCTTCTAGTGTGACAAGCTACG GTAGACAGATGATTGAGCATACAAAGAAGCTTGTTGAAGATAAATTCACAACACTTAATGGCTATGAGCATAATGCAGAG GTGATTTATGGAGATACTGATTCTGTGATGGTACAGTTTGGTGTTTCTACTGTTGAGGACGCAATGAAATTGGGAAGAGAAGCTGCAGACTTTATCAGTGAAACATTTATTAAG CCCATCAAGCTAGAGTTTGAGAAGATATATTTCCCATATCTACTGATCAGCAAGAAGAGATATGCTGGTTTGTACTGGACGAATCCTGAGAAATTTGACAAAATGGATACAAAAG GTATTGAAACAGTAAGAAGGGACAACTGTTTATTGGTAAAGAACCTGGTAACTGAGTGCCTTCATAAATTACTAGTGGACCGAGACATTCCTGGTGCAGTTCAATATGTCAAGAACACCATATCCGATCTATTAATGAACCGTGTGGACTTGTCACTTCTAGTTATAACGAAG GGTTTGACTAAAACAGGAGAGGACTATGCTGTAAAAGCTGCCCATGTGGAGCTTGCTGAGAGGATGCGGAAG AGGGATGCTGCTACTGCACCAACTGTTGGTGATCGAGTTCCTTATGTTATAATAAAAGCAGCGAAAGGGGCAAAG GCATATGAGAAGTCAGAAGACCCAATTTATGTTCTGGATAATAACATACCAATAGATCCCCATTACTACCTTGAGAATCAAATTAGCAAA CCACTGTTGAGAATATTTGAACCAATTCTGAAGAACGCCAGCAGAGAGCTGCTTCATGGAAGTCATACCAGAGCTGTTTCAATCTCAACTCCTTCAAATAGCGGGATAATGAAATTTGCAAAGAAACAATTGACTTGCCTTGGATGCAAAGCAGTTATAAG TGGTCCCAATCAAACACTTTGCTCACATTGCAAGGGAAGAGAAGCAGAATTATACTGCAAAACCGTAGCAAATG TTTCTGATCTGGAGATGCTCTTTGGGAAGCTATGGACACAGTGCCAGGAGTGTCAAGGCTCCCTGCACCAGGATGTTCTCTGCACCAG TCGGGACTGCCCCATTTTCTATCGGCGAAGGAAAGCGCAGAAGGACATGGCTGAAGCTAGAGTGCAGCTTGATCGTTGGGACTTCTGA